A single genomic interval of Arachis duranensis cultivar V14167 chromosome 7, aradu.V14167.gnm2.J7QH, whole genome shotgun sequence harbors:
- the LOC107496191 gene encoding uncharacterized protein LOC107496191, with protein MSNQMLSSCCSILNKSSTTAPSWMAILIAFSLLFSSYLLVLLSFGYFSILYTSLVLLFSSTLFYTLLFSRHKPVVVEEKVLISPPPPPEEDADEIQEQEVPTCEDSEEVDWCSDGSISDEDSLIEIALHKEEPLYSRNYYSLQQKRRELSAAEALFSHHQSLMEFLSELNNDVSEEENLIEIDISMGSIKYSSRFEIKA; from the coding sequence ATGAGCAATCAAATGCTATCTTCTTGTTGCTCTATACTCAACAAGAGTAGTACTACTGCTCCCTCATGGATGGCGATCCTTATTGCTTTTTCGCTGCTTTTTTCCAGCTATCTGTTGGTGCTGCTGTCATTTGGATATTTTTCTATCCTCTACACATCTCTAGTACTGcttttctcttctactcttttctACACTCTACTATTCTCAAGGCACAAACCAGTAGTAGTGGAAGAAAAGGTTCTTATtagtcctcctcctcctcctgaAGAAGATGCTGATGAGATACAAGAACAAGAGGTGCCAACTTGTGAGGACTCTGAAGAAGTGGATTGGTGCTCAGATGGATCAATCTCTGATGAGGACAGCCTCATAGAAATTGCGCTTCACAAAGAAGAACCACTGTACAGTAGGAACTACTACAGTTTGCAGCAGAAGAGGAGGGAGCTATCAGCAGCTGAGGCCCTTTTCAGCCATCATCAGAGTCTAATGGAGTTCTTATCTGAACTTAACAATGACGTGAGTGAGGAAGAAAACTTGATAGAGATTGACATATCCATGGGTTCCATTAAGTACTCCTCCAGGTTTGAAATTAAAGCCTGA